From the Leucoraja erinacea ecotype New England unplaced genomic scaffold, Leri_hhj_1 Leri_268S, whole genome shotgun sequence genome, one window contains:
- the LOC129693358 gene encoding nuclear factor 7, brain-like, protein MRITKSWDREGRNSCPECREQFTDRTLRVSRALARLPEKARTLSLNRTEKESKLQCEEHKEELKLFCETDKKLICLVCAAGREHKSHNFMPVKEAVQIYKYQVKSSIQSLTKKKSGIQRMEQQQKQKISGVLVRLSSFDFLILCRFDPCDACNNRAAQ, encoded by the exons ATGCGTATCACAAAgagttgggacagggaggggagaaactcctgcccggaatgtagagagCAGTTTACAGACCGCACCCTCAGGGTGAGTCGGGCCTTGGCGAGACTGCCTGAGAAAGCTCGAACACTGAGCCTGAATCGGACAGAGAAGGAAAGTAAACTTCAGTGCGAGGAACATAaggaagaactgaagctgttttgtgaaacgGACAAGAAGCTGATCTGCCTGGTTTGTGCAGCCGGGCGAGAACACAAGTCTCACAACTTCATGCCGGTTAAAGAAGCTGTTCAAATATACAAG TATCAGGTGAAATCTTCCATCCAGTCGCTCACAAAAAAGAAATCAGGGATCCAGCgaatggagcagcaacagaaacagaagatttcTGGAGTTCTGGTGAGGCTTTCCAGTTTCGATTTCCTGATCTTGTGTAGATTTGATCCCTGTGATGCGTGTAATAATAGGGCAGCGCAGTAA